The genomic interval CAATCCGCTGCCGGACGATTCTCAAGCTTGTCCCGTTTGTAAAAACAACGGCAAGGTTCTGTTTCGAATGCTGAGCTATGCGAAACCTTACAAGCTGCAAATGGTTGCGGCAGCGATTATGTTGATTTTCACAACATTGGTTGAGCTTATCCCGCCATTTTTGACCAAAATGATTGTGGATGATGTGCTGACTCCGAAGGATATGGGCTCCACGCTTTTGTGGATTGTTATCGGCCTTGCAGCGACCTCGCTGGTAGTCACCCTCATGCAGACCGTGCGCGGTATTATTGGCGTGTGGATCGGTTCCAAATTAATGGGCGATCTTCGGCACGATGTCTATAATGCCTTGATGAGATTGTCGTTATCCTTCTTTGACCGAAGGCAATCCTCGCAGTTCATTGGACGGGTAAACAATGATTCAGAGGCGATGCGGCAATTCATGACCGATGGTGTCATCTGGGTCTCGGGTGAGTCACTTCGTGTCATTGCGATTTTCATCATTATGTTTAGCTTTGATTGGAAATTAACGCTGCTCGCCATGCTGCCTATGCCGCTTATGATTATTTTGTCCAGTGTATTATGGCCGATGATCGGTCGGCGGTGGTATCAGCAGTGGAGGTCTATTTTCAGATTAAATGCTTTAGTTGGCGATTCTTTGCAAGGAATTCGTGTGGTTAAAGCGTTTGGTCAGGAAAAGACGGAAATGTCACGTTATACGGCAGCGAATAAGGAGCTCGTTCGGCATAATATTCGAATTGAAGGTTTGTGGCAGGGCATGTTCCCCGTCTTCGCTTTAGTCGCTGGAGCGGGTACTTTATTGATTTGGTATTTTGGCGGCAAAACCGTGCTTCAGGGCAATCTATCTATCGGTACCTTGATCGCTCTAGTTACCTATTTGGGCATGCTTCTTGGACCATTGCAGTGGGTAAGCCAAATGATCAACTGGGCAACGCATGCGATTTCGGCAGCTGACCGCGTATTTGAAATTATGGATACCCCGTCTGATGTGCCCGATACCGTAAACCCAGCACAGATTGGCCGTGTAAAAGGCGAGGTTGAATTCAAAAAGGTGACTTATGGATACGAAAAGCATCACCCTGTGCTCAAAAGTGTAGACTTAAAGGTAGCTGCAGGCGAGATGATTGGATTAGTCGGACATTCCGGTGCGGGAAAATCGACGTTTATTAACATGATTTGCCGATTTTATGATTCGGATGAGGGTACGATTACGATCGACGGCACGAACATCCGCAATATTAGCCAGAACGACCTGCGTAAGCAGATTGGCGTTGTACTGCAGGAGACGTTTCTGTTTGACGGGACGATAGCAGAAAATATTGCTTACTCTAAACCGGACGCTACAGAGCTGGAAATTATGCGCGCAGCCAAAATCGCTAATGCACATGATTTCATCGTTCAGCTGCCGGATGGCTACGACACGAGAGTAGGTGAACGTGGTCATAAGCTGTCTGGTGGAGAAAAGCAGCGGGTATCTATTGCTCGCGCCATTATTCATGATCCGCGAATTCTAATTCTGGACGAAGCAACGGCCTCCGTAGATACGGTGACGGAGCGTCAAATTCAAGAAGCAATATCGCGTCTGGTTAAAGGAAGAACAACGTTTGCGATTGCCCATCGATTGTCAACTTTGCGTAATGCAGACCGGCTTGTTGTGCTGGATCACGGCAAAATTGTTGAAGTAGGAACACATGAGGAGCTGCTGGCTTCCGAAGGTGCATACTACAAGCTGGTTGAGGCGCAAAAGGAAATGTCCAAGATCAAGGGGGTTGAAAATGCATGATTGATTCCAATGACATTAGTGTTGAAATAAACACGAAGGACCCTTTTGAGATTAATCTATTGGAACCAAACGCGGTCTCATTTTCCCGCAGCCAAGGCGGCGTTTTTCAAGGCGTTGTAGCAGGAAAGGCCTATGAAGAAATCATACTCTTTCGTATATTTCCTTTCCAATACACGACCCAGTATATTTCCGTCCGCGATGCAAAGGGTGAAGAGATCGGCGTTATTCAGGATATTGAGCAGCTGGATAAAGAAAGCCGATCCGAAATGGATAAAGAGCTGAAGCTTCGGTATTTCCTTCCGCTTGTAACTCATATTGATTCCATTAAGCAAAAAGCCGACATGTGGATTTGGGAGTTGCAAACCAATTTGGGACCGACCCGCATCGTCATGCGGAACTTGCATGAGCATATGCAATACCCGAGTGATAATCGAATTATTCTGACCGACATCAACGGCAAAAGATGTGAAGTTCGTGATTGGAAGAAGTTAGACGGCCACAGTCGCGGTCAGTTGAAGGATGTCTTATAAGGCAACGAATATCGTGCTGTCCCTCTTTTTCTAAATAAAAAGAGAGGGCGGCACTTTTGTATTGTCTTATGATGCTCGTGTAGAAAAAAAGTAGATTGCATGTGAAAATCATCGTAAGATAGATTGATATCCACTTTCAACCAGCATCCCAATGATCAATGGAAGGATCATGTGTAAATGAACAAAATAGTTAAAATAACGACAGGCACAATTATTATTGCGGCGTTCAGCTTGATGGTCTATCTTGGGTATAGCTATCTCAACAAACTCAAAACCGAATTATCGAGCATCGCCTTGTCGGAGCTCAGTACAGGGGAAGAAGTGGCGGTTGATTTTGCGGAGAAACCAACGGTTTTATCCATCTTTACTTCGTGGTGCCCTTACTGTAATGAGGATGCCCCAAAAATGGTCGCTTTGCATGAAAAGTATAAGGATAAAATTAATGTATACGGTATAAATGTTACGAATCGTGATGAATTATCAGAGGTAAAAAACTATGTGGAGCAGCATCAAATTACATACCCGGTCCTCCTGGATAAAACGGGGGATGTATACAAGTACTACGGCGGGGATGGCTTCCCAGCTCTGTGCTTTGTGAATACGGACGGGGAAATCATTGATTACATTATCGGATCGCTTGACCAAGATGAAATAGAAGCTTCGTTTAAGAAGCTTCTCGGCGAGACCTAAAGGAGAGATACTTTTGATTCAATACAAAAATGAACAGGTAACCGTGTTCCAAAGTGAGTTATATCAAACGACAGCGACGGTCATTCAGACGGAGGAAATGGTACTCATCGTAGATCCGAACTGGCTTGCGGGAGAAGTTGAGGCGATTAAAGAGTATGTAAATGAGATCAAAGGTGATCGAGCTTTGTATCTATTATTTACTCACGGAGATTTCGATCATATTATTGGTTATCAAGCGTTCCCTGATGCCACAACCATCGGCAGCATCGGGCTGCATCAGCATCCGCAAAAAGAAGAGAAGCTTGAAATGATTCGAGAGTTTGATCGTAAAAACTATATTGCAAGAAATTATCCTATCGCATTCCCAAGCCTTGATATCATAATTAAAGAGGATGGACAGCAGCTGCACGTAGGAGATACGACAATGACTTTCTATCTTGCGCCGGGTCATACGGAGGATGGATTAATAACGATCGTGGAGCCGTTAGGAATCATGATTGCAGGAGACTATTTATCCGATTTCGAGCTGCCTTTTATTTATCAAAGTGCGAAGGCGTATAATCATACCCTTGAGAAGGCTGGCCATATTTTTGCAACGCATTCCGTTCACTTGCTTATACCGGGTCACGGAAAAGCGACAGCCGACTCGTCAGAGATGAAGAGACGCGTGGCCATGGCATCGGATTACCTAAACCGCCTTTGTGAGGCAGTTGTGGCAAATAACGAGACTGCTCTTGCTGCGCTCTACCGTGAGCATGCCTTCTTATCCACCTTTACGGAATATTGCCACAAGGAAAATGTATCGATTATACAACGTGAATATCAGTAATATTATGATCAACGAACATTAAAACACCCTAACGAGGAGCCGCTTGCGTGCTGCGCGATAGGGTGTTTTTGGTTTATTTACGTTTAAACTTCCTTTTTCATAGTATATTATGGAAGTGACTGATGTTTACTATTCTATCAACTAATGGAGAACGCATATGAACTATGATTGCTTAATTGTGGATGACGAGACGGTTCTTGCAGAAACGACGAGTGAATATTTTAATATGTTTGAGGTCAAATCAGCATACGTGACAAGTGCGGAGGAATGTGAGCTCTTTTTACGGGAAAATGAAGCGTCGCTTATCCTGCTCGATATTAATCTTGGTCATACTTCCGGGTTTGATTTGTGCAAGAAGCTCAGACAAACGACACAAATTCCGATTCTGTTTATTAGCGCTCGGTCCAGTGATGACGATATTCTTATAGCCCTTAACATAGGCGGCGACGATTATATCCAGAAGCCTTATACGCTGAGTGTGCTGCTTGCGAAAGTGAAGGCTGTTCTCAAAAGATACGGGAATCAAAGCCCAACCGAAATGCTGGAGTTTGGAGAAGTGAAAATTGATTGCAATCTTTGCCGCGTTCGTGTGAACGGTGTAGATATGAAGCTCAAAACGATGGAATATAAATTGCTCTGTTACTTGGCGAAAAATAAAAACAGAGTCATTTCAAAAGAAGAGCTGTTTAACAAGGTGTGGGGTGACTCCTTTGCCGGAGATGGAACTCTTAATGTACATATTCGGCACTTGCGCGAGAAAGTCGAACCGAATCCCAACCAGCCGCAATATATTAAAACGGTATGGGGGACGGGATACGTCCTGGAAGATCACAAGTTATGAGAATAAAGTGGCTGTTCATCACTATCCTCTTTGTATTTGCAACAGGCAGTGCAGCTTCTTGGCTCGTTATGAATAGCAAGACGGATACCGAAGTGGATATGGTAGCTATAAATGAGGTGTTAAAAAAGCTTGAGAGCCACTGGGGTCAAATCGATCAAGCGAATTTCAGCACGATAAAGCAGTCATTCAGCGTTATCGATACTAATGGCCAAGTACGCTTTCAAACATTCGAGGGGCAATCTCCTACCATTAATGATGCAATTAAAAACAGAGATACGATAACAGATGTCGTGGTAGAGGGTACTTTAGTTGGCAAGCTTATTGTGCTAAACGATGATAAAAAAGTAATTCAGCAAATGAAACGGCAGCTTATTATCGTGCTCTTTATCACTTTTACTATGTTTGCGCTGCTAAGTATCATCTATGTTTTATTTTTAAATTATAAGGTTTTTAAACCATTTCATAAGCTGCAAAGCTTTGCAGTTAACGTGGCGAGAGGGAATCTGGATATTCCTTTGAAAATGGGTCAAAACAACCCGTTTGGCGCTTTTACAGAAAGCTTCGACATTATGCGCGAGGAACTGGCTCTAGCCAGGCAAAGTGAATATGAGGCAAACCGCAGCAAGAAGGAGCTTGTAGCCAGCTTAAGCCATGACATTAAGACACCAGTCGCCTCGATTAAAGCGGTGAGCGAATTGATGCTGCTTCGAGCTGACGATGAGAAAGTAACGAAGCAATTAACGACGATTTATTCAAAGGCAGAGCAGATTAACCTATTGGTGAGTGATATGTTTACGGCGACTTTAGAGGAGCTTAATGAGTTGAAAGTAACGGTGACGGAGGAAGAAAGCAGCGTTTTAAACGGTATTATCGCTAACGTGAATTATGATGATCAAATCAGCTTTGCGCCTGTTCCTGCATGTCTAATCTTAACGGATGTATCGCGTTTACAGCAGGTATTTGATAATATTTTGAGCAATTCTTATAAGTATGCGGGCACCTCAGTTACCATTTTATCCGCAATAAAACACACCTATTTAGAAATAAGCATTATGGATTATGGAAAAGGTATTCATCCGGACGAGTTGCCGCTCTTGTTCAATAAATTTTATCGAGGAAATAATGCAGAGGGACACAGTGGCTCAGGCCTTGGGCTATACATATCCGAGTACTTGATGCAAAGCATGCAGGGCGATATAACATGCCATAACCGTGAAGATGGTTTTAGCGTGACGTTAAAAATTAAGTTAGCTTAAAGAATTAAGAATTGGCTAAGGATTGAACAAAGCTTAACTAAGAATTGGTTTTGTATGATAGGACTGTAAGCTACATTACAGTCTTTTTTGCTTAGGGCTAGAGCGAAGCTATCATACAACTGCAGTATAAAGGAGATTTAATTTATGCCAAGCCAAATGTTAAGAACCGAAAAA from Paenibacillus sp. FSL K6-3182 carries:
- a CDS encoding ABC transporter ATP-binding protein, with translation MTFINKLPKAIEAQLREKTLFHAVSDLMNDGQFGEEWLVLTEKEVSVWSSDGMLVTKLTFSDITDARAVGGVGGGSLLADTKNGPIILIRYTASLTSIFGYASKLMGAVAKGEERPTVSEKEFPRNCPKCRNPLPDDSQACPVCKNNGKVLFRMLSYAKPYKLQMVAAAIMLIFTTLVELIPPFLTKMIVDDVLTPKDMGSTLLWIVIGLAATSLVVTLMQTVRGIIGVWIGSKLMGDLRHDVYNALMRLSLSFFDRRQSSQFIGRVNNDSEAMRQFMTDGVIWVSGESLRVIAIFIIMFSFDWKLTLLAMLPMPLMIILSSVLWPMIGRRWYQQWRSIFRLNALVGDSLQGIRVVKAFGQEKTEMSRYTAANKELVRHNIRIEGLWQGMFPVFALVAGAGTLLIWYFGGKTVLQGNLSIGTLIALVTYLGMLLGPLQWVSQMINWATHAISAADRVFEIMDTPSDVPDTVNPAQIGRVKGEVEFKKVTYGYEKHHPVLKSVDLKVAAGEMIGLVGHSGAGKSTFINMICRFYDSDEGTITIDGTNIRNISQNDLRKQIGVVLQETFLFDGTIAENIAYSKPDATELEIMRAAKIANAHDFIVQLPDGYDTRVGERGHKLSGGEKQRVSIARAIIHDPRILILDEATASVDTVTERQIQEAISRLVKGRTTFAIAHRLSTLRNADRLVVLDHGKIVEVGTHEELLASEGAYYKLVEAQKEMSKIKGVENA
- a CDS encoding DUF1854 domain-containing protein, translating into MIDSNDISVEINTKDPFEINLLEPNAVSFSRSQGGVFQGVVAGKAYEEIILFRIFPFQYTTQYISVRDAKGEEIGVIQDIEQLDKESRSEMDKELKLRYFLPLVTHIDSIKQKADMWIWELQTNLGPTRIVMRNLHEHMQYPSDNRIILTDINGKRCEVRDWKKLDGHSRGQLKDVL
- a CDS encoding TlpA disulfide reductase family protein, yielding MNKIVKITTGTIIIAAFSLMVYLGYSYLNKLKTELSSIALSELSTGEEVAVDFAEKPTVLSIFTSWCPYCNEDAPKMVALHEKYKDKINVYGINVTNRDELSEVKNYVEQHQITYPVLLDKTGDVYKYYGGDGFPALCFVNTDGEIIDYIIGSLDQDEIEASFKKLLGET
- a CDS encoding MBL fold metallo-hydrolase; this encodes MIQYKNEQVTVFQSELYQTTATVIQTEEMVLIVDPNWLAGEVEAIKEYVNEIKGDRALYLLFTHGDFDHIIGYQAFPDATTIGSIGLHQHPQKEEKLEMIREFDRKNYIARNYPIAFPSLDIIIKEDGQQLHVGDTTMTFYLAPGHTEDGLITIVEPLGIMIAGDYLSDFELPFIYQSAKAYNHTLEKAGHIFATHSVHLLIPGHGKATADSSEMKRRVAMASDYLNRLCEAVVANNETALAALYREHAFLSTFTEYCHKENVSIIQREYQ
- a CDS encoding response regulator transcription factor — its product is MNYDCLIVDDETVLAETTSEYFNMFEVKSAYVTSAEECELFLRENEASLILLDINLGHTSGFDLCKKLRQTTQIPILFISARSSDDDILIALNIGGDDYIQKPYTLSVLLAKVKAVLKRYGNQSPTEMLEFGEVKIDCNLCRVRVNGVDMKLKTMEYKLLCYLAKNKNRVISKEELFNKVWGDSFAGDGTLNVHIRHLREKVEPNPNQPQYIKTVWGTGYVLEDHKL
- a CDS encoding HAMP domain-containing sensor histidine kinase, with protein sequence MRIKWLFITILFVFATGSAASWLVMNSKTDTEVDMVAINEVLKKLESHWGQIDQANFSTIKQSFSVIDTNGQVRFQTFEGQSPTINDAIKNRDTITDVVVEGTLVGKLIVLNDDKKVIQQMKRQLIIVLFITFTMFALLSIIYVLFLNYKVFKPFHKLQSFAVNVARGNLDIPLKMGQNNPFGAFTESFDIMREELALARQSEYEANRSKKELVASLSHDIKTPVASIKAVSELMLLRADDEKVTKQLTTIYSKAEQINLLVSDMFTATLEELNELKVTVTEEESSVLNGIIANVNYDDQISFAPVPACLILTDVSRLQQVFDNILSNSYKYAGTSVTILSAIKHTYLEISIMDYGKGIHPDELPLLFNKFYRGNNAEGHSGSGLGLYISEYLMQSMQGDITCHNREDGFSVTLKIKLA